ATAAAACTGCGGTTTCACGTAGCGCCCAGTTTACCCACCAGCTCATGCGTTCAGCACCAATAACAACTGCTTTTTTGATCATGCCTGAGCGTACTTGTGCTGTCGCATTTTGCAGCGCATATAAAAAGCCAGTACAGGCTGAATTTAAATCAAACGCTGCGGCGTTTTTAGCGCCAATCAATTGCTGAACTTTAGAAGCTGTATTCGGCACTATGGTATCTGGACATGAGGTAGCCAAAGCAACTAAATCAACTTCTTCTGGGCTAATGCCCGCCGCTGCCATAGCACGCTTTGCGGCAAGCGCAGCTAATTCAGCCGTATTTACGTGGGAAATGCGACGCGCTTTAATGCCGGTACGTGTGGTGATCCACTCATCGCTGGTATCAACAAATGTAGCTAAATCATCATTCGTTAATTCAGCTGGTGGTACACATTTACCCCAGCCGGTAATCTCGGCATAGGTTGCGGTATTTTGTAGGGCACTGTTTTCAGCGAAAGTGTCTGCAGACATAGCTTAATACTTCTATTGATCCTGTTGTAGTTGACGGCATTCTACTCACCTAAAACGTGCTTTAAAAGTCTTGATACAAATTACTACAAAGTGGCGTTTGTCAGTGTTTCATACCATTGACACCGAACTGTCACCGAACTGTCAATAACGTCTTCTAAGCTGACGATAAAATTGGCAAAGTGTATGAATTGTTATGTCTCTTTCGTCACTAAAATTTTCTTCATCTGAACACCATTTACTGTTCGAGCACATTGAAAATCTTGTCAATCGTCCCTCGATAACGCCGATGGATGTCGGTTGTCAGGACTACATTGGTGAGGTTTTGCGTAGGCTTGGTTTTAAAACACATCAATTTACCGATAACGGAGTCGCTAATTTAGTCGCGGCAATAGGCGCAGGTGATACGAAAATTGCTTTCTCCGGTCATACCGATGTTGTGCCTGCTGGCGATGAAGATAACTGGCGCACTGACCCTTTTATTGCAACCTTAATAGGTGATGAGATTATTGGTCGCGGTATAGCCGATATGAAAGGTGGAATCGCCGCGATGCTTGCAGCAATAGCAACCACAATAAATTGCATTAACACACAAAAATTCACGTTTTTAGTATTGATTACCAGCGATGAAGAGGGTGAAGCTGAATTTGGCACAAAATCGATAGTGAATCACCTAGCGGCACATGATTTATTGCCTGACTACTGTATTATCGGCGAACCTACGGCCAGCCAAAAAACTGGTGATGTAATCAAAGTTGGGCGGCGTGGCGCAATTTCTGCCGAATTGACCATTAGTGGCAGGCAAGGTCATGCTGCTTATCCACAATTTGCTGATAATGCCGCACATACGGCGGCAGATATTGCCTCTTGGTTGAATCATTTGTCTTGGGATGAGGGGAGTGATGATTTTCCCGGTACAAGTTTGCAAATTACCGCCATTGATACTGGTCGTTGGACTGACAATATCATTCCTGGCCAAAGTAAATTGTGTTTCAACATTCGCTACAGCCATTTTTACAGCGAACAAACCATAGTGCAACGAATAGAAGATGGCTTGCGCCAATTACAAAAAACGATCGCGATTGAATGGTTGCGCCCTTGCTGTCCTTATTTGACGGAAGTTGTGGATGATAAGCCGAACTTAATTGGTGAGGTCGAACAAGCGATTTATCAAGTAACCAAGCGTTTTCCAAGGTTATCGACTTCAGGTGGTACATCTGACGGGCGCTTTATCGCTCAGACTGGTTGTCAGGTTGTTGAATTAGGTGTACCAAATTGCACAATTCATCAAGTTAACGAGCGTGTAAAAATTTCTGACCTGCAACAACTACAAGCAATCTATCAGGGGTTATTGGTGCGCTTGATGGCCATAGATTAAGAAACTAAAAGCGTGCTGTATTTACTTTGTGTAAGATTTACGGCAGTTTTTTGGGAGCACTCAAGCTACACCTGAATACTGCCAATCAATGAGTGTTATTAAGTAAACCTTTGTGACGCTTTATTCGTTTTCACCCAGATAGCGCTCGCGTTTTTTTCGTTTAAGTTGAGTGATATCTAGCAATACTAAACCATCAATACAGTCGTTAAAGTCTTTGTCGACGCCAAAGTCGATAAATTTCACTCCGCCAGCTTCAGTTAATTCACTGTATTGTTTATAAAGTGTTGGCACGCTTGTTCCCATATTGGCAAGTAGGTGCTTAAGTTTGGCGAAGTCCGCTTTGTAATCATCGCCGACAAATTGTGACTTTAGCTGTTCCATCGCTGGCTGGTTTAAAGTAAATGGAGATCGCGATGGCGCGATATCGCGGTCTGCACCAAAGTACAATTGATAGAAATACACTAGCAGTTCTTTGGCTGATTGCGGCAGTGCATTACTCATGGTTACTGGCCCAAACAAATAGCGATAATGAGGGTACTTTTGTAAGAAAGCCCCGATGCCATACCATAAATAATCTAGGCTGCGCTTACCCCAGTACTTAGGTTGCACAAAGCTGCGACCCAGCTCTAAACCTTGTGATAAATAAGGTGACATTTGTTCTGTGAGTTCAAAGAGCGAGTGAGTGTATAAACCGGATAATCCTTGCTGATCAAGTACTGCTTGCGTGTCAGCTAGGCGATAGGCGCCGACGATCTCTAGCTCCTCGTTGTCCCACAAAATTAAGTGGAAATAGTGGCTGTCGTATTTGTCGATATCACGTCGTAAATTGCTACCTTCGCCGACCATACGAAAGGCAATTTCACGTAGCACACCGACTTCTCGCATGATCGGGTCATTTTCAACTGCGCGATGTAAGTAGATTCCTTTGCCATCTTGAGTGGTGCCTAGGTATTCACATTGCTTAATAGCTTTTTTCAGCACTTTTCGGTCTTCTATCGGGGCGATCGCGCTTTGTGTTTGAAATATATCGGCTTTATTGTTTTTTAAACGGTATAAGTGCTTCTTAAACAGCTTAGTTTTGGTTTTAATATCAAGCGGCATACCATGGTAGCTATCAAATGGAATTTGCTTCCCAATGCGCATCGGGATGTCTTTTTGCTGTTGTTTAAACATCTCGTTGATTAGGAGCAAAGTTGATGCAGGTTTATACATCATAGAAACGCCATAAAAGGCCGCTGAATTTTTCGCCTTGATATAGACAGGTACGATGGGAGCTTTCGCCGTTTGTGCAAATTTTAGAAAGCCAGCGTGCCACTTGGTATCTCTAACGCCAGCTGGGCGAATACGCGACACTTCGCCAGCTGGAAACACAATAATTGCGCTGTCTTGTGCTAGGTGCTCATGAATGGCTTGTAAGTTTTCTTTTGGAGTTTTGCCGCCCATATTATTAACGGGTAGTAACATCGGGCTGAGCGGTTTGATGTTCATCAATAGGCTGTTAACTACTACTTTGACGTCACGGCGAATATCGGCAACCATTTTGATTAGCGCAAGGCCGTCGAGCGAGCCAATAGGATGATTGGCAATGATAACGACGCGTCCTGTCGAGGGGATATTTTCACGCTCTGAATCACGCACTGAATAACTGATATTGAACATATTCAGGACTTGTTCAACAAAATCTAAGCCGGTGAGGTGAGGATATCTTTGTTCGAAATCTAAGAACTCTTTTTCGTGCAACAAGCCTCTTAAAGCGGCTTTTACAGGTTTGGCTAACCAAGGCTTATCATTAAGTGTGGGTAGATTTTGTGCAACTACATCATCAACTCGAAACATATTCTTTCCTTACACCTGAAATACTCACTCTGTGGCAAGCTTTTGTGCAAGTTAAGTGAAGCAGATGAATAAAAGGTGACAGCTAGATGATGCTTTTATGACCATTGTTATTGAGACTCTAAAGGAGCTGTTAGCTATGCCTAAAAAGTGCTTAACAAGCATTAAGGTAAAACTCTTAGCACAACGATTAGCTCGCCATAGAGACAACGGTCAGCTTAGGTTGCATTGTTGTCCAGTAGCATAAATTAAGCTCACCATGTGCATTTTCAGTAAGGGCGCTGCAGCTTTCAATCCAGTCACCGTCATTGCAATATAGCAAGCCATTTTGCTCAACAATTTCGGGGTGATGGATATGGCCACATACCACGCCATCTAAATTATTTCGGGCAACTTCCTTAAGCGTTGCGTCACGATAGCGGGCGATGGCTTCGTTTGCTTTTTTAATTCGTTTTTTAATGTAAGCGGCCAGCGACCAATAATGAAAGCCACGCATTCTGCGATAATGATCGAGGTTGCGGTTTAGCCAGAGCAGCACATCATAAAGTTTGTCGCCAAGCCAAGCTTGCCATTTACCCAAACAAACTTCGCCATCAAAGTCATCACCGTGTAATACCAATAGTTGCTTACCTTGTGCTGTGGTGTGCACAAGGCGTTTTTTAATTTCGATTTTGCCGAATAGCATATTGGCATATGGCTTAATGATTTCGTCGTGGTTGCCTGGCAAGTAGACTACATGTGTGCCATCGAGTGACTTTTGATACAGGGCGTGAAGTAAACGGTTGTGGCTTTCTGGCCACATAAACTGACGCTTCAATGCCCAAAAATCGACGATATCACCCACTAGGTAGAGCGTGTCCATGGTGTTGTATTTAAGAAAATCGAGCAGCAAATCTGCTTTGCAATCTTTACAGCCCAAATGAATATCAGACAACCAAACCGTGCGATGATGTTGTTTCATAGTGTACTTTGCTCAATGCCGTTGGAAAATAATGCTGTCGGTAAATATTGCTGGGGTCGTATTGCCGATAACCGAACTTACGGGGGCTATGCTAGAAGTGATTTATGTCAGAGCTGTGACGCTTTTTTAAACAAATGCTTACGGTTTACTTACGAGTGAGTGACGAATGGAATCACTGAAGAGTTTTTTAAAGCTAAGCAAGGAGAGAATAATAAAGCGATGGCGCACCCAGCAGGAGTCGAACCTGCGGCCTCTGCCTCCGGAGGGCAGCGCTCTATCCAGCTGAGCTATGGGTGCAGCGCGGGCAATACTATAGGGAATACTTAATCTTGTCTAGCCCTATATATCCGGCCTAACTTTATTCTGATTGTTGGTTGTTGAGTTGTCGTTACTTGCTGTTAATTGTACGAAAAACTTTCTTATCAGGTGTGGTAGTAAAAGACGTAAAGGCATTCTTAGTAGGTGTCCGCGAATATAGGCTAGTAAACGGGCGAACTTAACTTTACTGCTTTCACAACTGGGGTGGTAGGGGGACAAAATGTTTAAGAAGATAAAGTCGCTTAGGCGGCTATAGCGATAATCCGCTGCAAACTCGTCAACAAACTGCTGGCAATCATCATTTAGTGGAGTTGAGAAAACTTTGTTAATGTACCTTAGCGCAAAAAACAATGACTTTTGTTGGTTGCTTTGTTGGGCGAGGCTAATGAGTTGCGGTCCAAAGTCGTCACTACTATTAGAAAATTCGGTGAACATGATTGCCAAGTCGGCAAGATCTCTGAGGCCTTTGTCAAAATCGCCTTCGTGAAAAAGATGAATCGCGCAGTGCAGGTACATCGCGCTAGATGAGAAAACCGCTAATGTTTGCTCTTGTTTGTTTGCTTTTTTAAAAGCTACCTTTTTGGTTGAAAATAACGAGATATCAATAGGTTTATACGTGCATACAGGTAATATATTGTGGTGCACATCAACGACTGTACCGCGAGTGACATGTTGCATTGGCGGAATTTCATGCATGTATTGACGGTAATATTGTTGGTCGTAATCATCAGTTTTTTGCGATGCAAAACCAATCAACTTTAACGCTCGCTCCGCTTTATCTATAGATGTTTGGTCAACTAAGATATCAATGTCAGAGAATATTCGACAATTGGCAATAGCTAGATTGGCAATTAAATAGGCAGCTCCTTTGAGGTAAGTTGCTTTAATATCTACCTGCTGAAGTGCGTTGTTGATTTTCTCAAGTTCATAGTTAACTTGGCGCCTTTGGAAAGCGACTTTACGTTGCTCAGCGTTAATATAACGATAGATTTTATTGGGTATATGCTCGGTTAACGCGTTTTTTTCCATCGCAGCATAAAAATACAAGGTAAGCTGGCTAGTTCTGAGTTGACCCAGCAGTAAACTCCATTCTTGAGTGGAGAGTGTCATAATGCGCTTAGGCTGCTGAAGTAAATCTACTAACAAGGATGTTGTCATTTCGCATATCCATCAGCTTGCTTAGCTATGGTATCAAAAGCGGCAATTGCATCTGCTGTTGAACTATAGACAAACTCGTAACAATCGCAGGTTTTGATCAACTGTTCCATGCACTTAAAGCCCTCTTCACCAAGTAAACTGTAATTAAAGCATTGGTCAATTGTGCGCATAAATGCTTGGCCCTTTTCAATTTTCGTCATTGATACTTGAGCTTGGTACTCGTACTTAGGAAAGATAATTGCCGTGGGGGTGACCTTATGATTTATGCTATCGACTGCAGTATCATTTGGTTTTAAATGCGCAATGGTACCTTTATTAGTGTCTTTGACAATATCGGAAAACAAAGCACTTTCATCCAGTGATTTGATCAGCTCAATAGAGTGGTTTTTTAAACTGATTGGACGTGCGATTGGTGTTATCGCCAAATTTTCTAGGTCAACAAGTGTCATTTCATCCGATAGCAAGCGCCAGCCTTGCTGCACTAGAATGGCTGTTAGTGTACTTTTTCCTGAGCCAGAAGCGGCTGGCAATATAACAGCTACCCCATCTCTCTCTAAAACACCGGCATGTATGGTGAGTTGCTCTTGATCGTGTTGTGCAATACACCAATTCATGCCCCATTCTAGCAGCGGGAAAGCCTGAGCGGCGGGTAACGGTAAAAAAGGAGATTTACCGTCAAGATAGAAGAAAGCCTGCGGCTTAAAGCATCGTCGAATATTGTTAGGTTTTTTTATCGCGATTTCAAAATCAATTATTTGATCTACTGGTGCTATATCGAAATGACCGTAAAGTCGATATAGGTTTTTGGTGACATCTTTAAAGTTAGTTGTTATTGAGAAGTTGAACGGGCCAATAGCCAGTTTTAAGCCGTCATGAGTACTTCGCTGGTGGGCATTTGATAATGTTAAATCCTTTAGTTTCACTCTGAACAGCTAATAATTTCGTGGGCTAATAAATTATTGATTATATCGGTAATGTAGTGAGTTAACAGTACTTTCTGCTCGTCTTTAGTGTCTTCACCACAAGCATCTAAAATGGCTTGTTCAGACATAAAGACATTACTAGGCAAAACATCTAAAAAATCAATGACGGCACTGTCGACTAAATGAGACTGCCCCGTTATAGCAGAAAAAATGACTGCATTTTCATCACCATCAGCGAAAGATGCGACCATAGTACCATGGGGTTTGAGAATACTGCGCAAAACTACAACATCCTTAGTGTTTTGTTGTCATTTGAATAATTAATATGTTGAAGTTTTAACTTTGAGATAGCACGCTGGGTTAGCGCTAACTAGCCCAGTCTAATACCTTGCAACATTAGCGCAACTTCGTTTAGTTTCTCAAACTTATTCATCATCAATGTATCAGCATATATTTGATCGACATCTTGCACCGTATATGGGTACATAATACAGCCTGGATCAATTGTACAAGTGGCAGCATTTAAACGCGCGGCTGAAACTTCTTGGTAAAAAAGTTCGTGTGAATTTAGTAATTCTTTCATGCGATAGTTGCCCATCGAATTACCACGTTTGATAGTTAAAAATAATGGTCTGTTGTTGTAATGATCCCAAAAGTAATAGCGGTTTTTGTATGTATCGTATTCGTGCAAACCGATACCAAGTATATTACATTCTTGTTGTTTAGTTTTACCTTGATGTCTTTTGTAATAGCCGACGTATTTGTGCTTCCAATAGTGACAATCCTTAGCATTGTGGCTTGTCAAATCACACTTCTTCTTATTGTCGTGGTTTGATAGGTTTCCAGACATTATTCCAGACATACATTTTGCGGTTGCCCAAGCTGGCTTCGCAGAGGATGCGACAACAATTGGCGCGCCAATCGACGCTTTTTTCAAGAAGCTTCTTCGCGAACTAGCATCGCTTCTCGATTGTTCTACATGCTCGGGGTTCACATCGCCTGGCTTAACATCGTTTAGCTGCACTTTGTTAGACAAGTTAGACATTTCAAAATATTCCCTAAATCATTCATAGTTGCGCCACTGTGTCCGTCGCATCTGTCAATATAATTTACAGACATGCACTTACATGCCCTGTTTAAACCTT
This Thalassotalea euphylliae DNA region includes the following protein-coding sequences:
- the dapE gene encoding succinyl-diaminopimelate desuccinylase, whose product is MSLSSLKFSSSEHHLLFEHIENLVNRPSITPMDVGCQDYIGEVLRRLGFKTHQFTDNGVANLVAAIGAGDTKIAFSGHTDVVPAGDEDNWRTDPFIATLIGDEIIGRGIADMKGGIAAMLAAIATTINCINTQKFTFLVLITSDEEGEAEFGTKSIVNHLAAHDLLPDYCIIGEPTASQKTGDVIKVGRRGAISAELTISGRQGHAAYPQFADNAAHTAADIASWLNHLSWDEGSDDFPGTSLQITAIDTGRWTDNIIPGQSKLCFNIRYSHFYSEQTIVQRIEDGLRQLQKTIAIEWLRPCCPYLTEVVDDKPNLIGEVEQAIYQVTKRFPRLSTSGGTSDGRFIAQTGCQVVELGVPNCTIHQVNERVKISDLQQLQAIYQGLLVRLMAID
- a CDS encoding GNAT family N-acyltransferase, yielding MFRVDDVVAQNLPTLNDKPWLAKPVKAALRGLLHEKEFLDFEQRYPHLTGLDFVEQVLNMFNISYSVRDSERENIPSTGRVVIIANHPIGSLDGLALIKMVADIRRDVKVVVNSLLMNIKPLSPMLLPVNNMGGKTPKENLQAIHEHLAQDSAIIVFPAGEVSRIRPAGVRDTKWHAGFLKFAQTAKAPIVPVYIKAKNSAAFYGVSMMYKPASTLLLINEMFKQQQKDIPMRIGKQIPFDSYHGMPLDIKTKTKLFKKHLYRLKNNKADIFQTQSAIAPIEDRKVLKKAIKQCEYLGTTQDGKGIYLHRAVENDPIMREVGVLREIAFRMVGEGSNLRRDIDKYDSHYFHLILWDNEELEIVGAYRLADTQAVLDQQGLSGLYTHSLFELTEQMSPYLSQGLELGRSFVQPKYWGKRSLDYLWYGIGAFLQKYPHYRYLFGPVTMSNALPQSAKELLVYFYQLYFGADRDIAPSRSPFTLNQPAMEQLKSQFVGDDYKADFAKLKHLLANMGTSVPTLYKQYSELTEAGGVKFIDFGVDKDFNDCIDGLVLLDITQLKRKKRERYLGENE
- a CDS encoding UDP-2,3-diacylglucosamine diphosphatase, with amino-acid sequence MKQHHRTVWLSDIHLGCKDCKADLLLDFLKYNTMDTLYLVGDIVDFWALKRQFMWPESHNRLLHALYQKSLDGTHVVYLPGNHDEIIKPYANMLFGKIEIKKRLVHTTAQGKQLLVLHGDDFDGEVCLGKWQAWLGDKLYDVLLWLNRNLDHYRRMRGFHYWSLAAYIKKRIKKANEAIARYRDATLKEVARNNLDGVVCGHIHHPEIVEQNGLLYCNDGDWIESCSALTENAHGELNLCYWTTMQPKLTVVSMAS
- a CDS encoding nucleotidyltransferase domain-containing protein; this encodes MTTSLLVDLLQQPKRIMTLSTQEWSLLLGQLRTSQLTLYFYAAMEKNALTEHIPNKIYRYINAEQRKVAFQRRQVNYELEKINNALQQVDIKATYLKGAAYLIANLAIANCRIFSDIDILVDQTSIDKAERALKLIGFASQKTDDYDQQYYRQYMHEIPPMQHVTRGTVVDVHHNILPVCTYKPIDISLFSTKKVAFKKANKQEQTLAVFSSSAMYLHCAIHLFHEGDFDKGLRDLADLAIMFTEFSNSSDDFGPQLISLAQQSNQQKSLFFALRYINKVFSTPLNDDCQQFVDEFAADYRYSRLSDFIFLNILSPYHPSCESSKVKFARLLAYIRGHLLRMPLRLLLPHLIRKFFVQLTASNDNSTTNNQNKVRPDI
- a CDS encoding HprK-related kinase A, with amino-acid sequence MKLKDLTLSNAHQRSTHDGLKLAIGPFNFSITTNFKDVTKNLYRLYGHFDIAPVDQIIDFEIAIKKPNNIRRCFKPQAFFYLDGKSPFLPLPAAQAFPLLEWGMNWCIAQHDQEQLTIHAGVLERDGVAVILPAASGSGKSTLTAILVQQGWRLLSDEMTLVDLENLAITPIARPISLKNHSIELIKSLDESALFSDIVKDTNKGTIAHLKPNDTAVDSINHKVTPTAIIFPKYEYQAQVSMTKIEKGQAFMRTIDQCFNYSLLGEEGFKCMEQLIKTCDCYEFVYSSTADAIAAFDTIAKQADGYAK